A region from the Candidatus Electrothrix scaldis genome encodes:
- the lysA gene encoding diaminopimelate decarboxylase, with product MNHFTYKNGVLLCEDKSVQDIAKEVGTPFYLYSTATLQRHFDAFDSGFDGMKHQTCFAVKACSNLSILNLFAQMGGGADIVSGGELFRAMKAGIDPQKIIYSGVGKTRTEIREALEADILMFNVESPQELDRIQDVASEMSIKARIAFRINPDVDPKTHAYISTGLAKNKFGIPVDEALAEYLRARDMENIEIVGVSCHIGSQLTQIDPFIEALHKVKNFVGRLNGEGIHIQYLDLGGGVGITYDDEQPPHPVDYAAAIKAELKDMDCTLILEPGRVITGNAGVLITEVQYTKVNTGGEKEKRFVIVDAAMNDLSRPSLYSAYHEILPVQEPGEDAAKHEVDVVGPICETGDFMAKDRVMPEVQPGEFLAVMSCGAYGFSMSSTYNSRPKVAEVLVDGDQFRVIRQRESYEDLVRGEALPALP from the coding sequence ATGAATCATTTTACCTATAAAAACGGCGTCCTCCTCTGCGAGGACAAATCTGTACAGGATATTGCCAAGGAAGTTGGCACTCCCTTTTATCTTTACAGTACCGCTACCCTCCAGCGTCATTTTGATGCCTTTGATTCCGGTTTTGACGGGATGAAACATCAGACCTGTTTTGCGGTCAAGGCCTGCTCCAACCTCTCCATCCTCAATCTTTTTGCCCAAATGGGCGGCGGGGCCGACATCGTCTCCGGCGGTGAGCTTTTCCGGGCCATGAAGGCTGGTATTGATCCCCAAAAAATCATCTACTCCGGTGTGGGCAAGACCCGAACAGAGATCCGCGAAGCCCTGGAAGCGGATATCCTGATGTTCAATGTGGAATCTCCCCAGGAACTGGATCGCATCCAGGATGTCGCATCGGAGATGAGCATCAAGGCCCGGATCGCCTTCCGCATCAACCCGGATGTTGATCCCAAAACCCATGCCTACATCTCCACCGGTCTGGCGAAAAACAAATTTGGTATTCCTGTGGACGAGGCCTTGGCAGAATATCTGCGCGCCAGGGACATGGAAAATATCGAGATTGTCGGCGTGAGCTGTCACATCGGTTCTCAGTTGACCCAGATTGATCCCTTTATCGAGGCCCTGCACAAGGTGAAGAATTTTGTTGGGCGGCTGAATGGAGAAGGAATCCACATTCAGTATCTTGATCTGGGCGGCGGTGTTGGTATTACCTATGATGATGAGCAGCCTCCCCACCCGGTGGATTATGCCGCAGCTATCAAGGCTGAGCTGAAGGATATGGACTGCACCCTGATCCTTGAGCCTGGTCGCGTCATCACCGGTAATGCAGGCGTTCTGATCACTGAGGTGCAATACACCAAGGTCAACACCGGTGGAGAAAAAGAAAAACGATTTGTGATTGTGGATGCGGCCATGAACGATCTTTCTCGTCCTTCCCTGTACAGCGCCTATCACGAAATTCTCCCGGTGCAGGAGCCTGGTGAGGATGCGGCAAAACATGAAGTTGATGTGGTCGGCCCCATCTGTGAGACCGGCGACTTCATGGCCAAAGATCGGGTTATGCCGGAGGTGCAACCTGGCGAGTTCCTGGCCGTGATGAGCTGCGGGGCTTATGGATTCTCCATGTCCTCCACCTATAATTCCCGGCCCAAGGTGGCTGAGGTGCTGGTCGATGGCGATCAGTTCCGGGTTATTCGACAGAGGGAGAGTTATGAGGATTTGGTGCGGGGGGAGGCTTTGCCTGCGTTGCCCTGA
- a CDS encoding fibronectin type III domain-containing protein: protein MKRSTLVCGLLSGLLLSGLSGCGYKNDPVAPQALVPVPIHDLRYELTDKGAVLHWSYPTRTVGGEDLTEIDSFMLYRAEVPVASYCDTCPIPFGTPIKVDGGLIPEREGKREASYDIGFLRPGHKYFFKVLSRTGWLTPSADSNEVSFTWETPPAVPQNLVAESGDSMVSLHWQPVYSYRDGSQITDEAVKYQVSRREGKGSFQNIGQLQTESEFVDSEVTGGHEYTYRVQALSSYDGDMVAGDFSKPVEVEIVDLIAPATPENVTTVRTASTVKVFWDQGEEPDLAGYRIYRRLGNEDDPTMIGEVKVPYNIYEDTEAPDENMYVYYSVSSFDKSDPTNESERSAEVEAE from the coding sequence ATGAAGCGAAGTACTCTTGTATGCGGCTTACTGAGCGGCCTGTTGCTGAGCGGTCTGAGCGGCTGCGGCTACAAAAACGATCCAGTGGCACCGCAGGCCTTGGTTCCTGTCCCTATCCATGATCTGCGCTATGAGCTGACCGATAAGGGAGCTGTCCTGCATTGGAGCTATCCCACCCGGACCGTAGGTGGCGAGGATCTGACAGAAATTGATTCCTTTATGCTCTATCGGGCAGAGGTTCCGGTAGCTTCCTACTGCGATACCTGTCCCATTCCCTTTGGTACTCCGATCAAGGTAGATGGTGGTCTCATCCCTGAACGGGAGGGTAAAAGGGAGGCCAGCTATGACATTGGTTTTCTGCGCCCCGGTCATAAGTACTTCTTTAAGGTACTAAGTCGGACCGGTTGGCTCACCCCGTCTGCTGATTCGAATGAGGTCAGTTTCACCTGGGAGACACCGCCTGCTGTTCCTCAAAATCTGGTCGCTGAGAGCGGTGACAGCATGGTCTCCCTCCACTGGCAGCCGGTTTATAGCTATCGCGACGGTAGTCAGATAACAGATGAAGCCGTTAAATACCAGGTCTCCCGCCGTGAAGGCAAGGGCTCCTTCCAAAATATAGGCCAGCTCCAGACCGAGTCGGAATTTGTGGACAGCGAGGTCACCGGAGGCCATGAATACACCTACCGCGTCCAGGCCCTGAGCTCCTACGATGGGGATATGGTCGCCGGAGATTTCAGCAAACCTGTTGAGGTTGAAATAGTGGATCTGATTGCTCCGGCAACACCGGAAAACGTCACCACTGTCCGCACAGCCAGTACGGTCAAGGTTTTTTGGGATCAGGGCGAAGAGCCTGACTTGGCTGGCTATCGAATTTACCGCCGTCTGGGGAATGAGGACGACCCCACCATGATCGGCGAAGTCAAGGTGCCGTATAATATCTATGAGGATACTGAGGCCCCAGACGAGAACATGTACGTGTATTACTCAGTCAGCAGCTTTGACAAGAGCGATCCTACCAATGAGAGCGAACGCTCAGCTGAGGTAGAGGCGGAGTAA
- the argH gene encoding argininosuccinate lyase: protein MTNNKQPTETSGKLWGGRFAEQTAASVEAFTESISYDWRLYRHDIMGSKAHARMLAKQGLITDEERDAIIAGLSEIEQEISEGRFTFREELEDIHMNIEKALTDKIGAAGEKLHTARSRNDQVALDIRLYLRDEGGALDQLLTEVQKGFTRLARINLGAVMPGYTHLQRAQPVLLSHHLLAYVEMFGRDRERIADGMKRINIMPLGSAALAGTGLPIDREYVAKELGFPAVTANSMDTTADRDFAMELLFCLTTIQLHLSRMAEEFVLWSSKEFDFIRIGDKYCTGSSIMPQKKNPDIPELIRGKAGRVTGSLVSLLMTVKGLPLTYNRDLQEDKEPLFDALDTVKASLSITAELLANSSFATDRMQAATYGGFMTATDIADYLVKKNMPFRQAHGVVGRIVALCQERDIELIELRLDELQEFSDLIEEDIFDVLSVEGSVNSRVSIGGTSQLRVAEALERAEQQLGIV, encoded by the coding sequence ATGACAAATAACAAACAACCAACAGAAACCTCCGGCAAACTCTGGGGTGGACGCTTCGCCGAGCAGACCGCTGCCTCAGTAGAGGCCTTTACCGAATCCATCTCCTACGACTGGCGGCTGTACCGGCACGACATCATGGGTTCCAAAGCCCATGCCCGTATGCTGGCCAAGCAGGGCCTGATTACCGATGAAGAGCGAGATGCCATCATTGCAGGCCTGAGCGAGATTGAGCAGGAAATCAGCGAGGGCCGCTTCACCTTTCGGGAAGAGCTGGAAGATATTCACATGAATATCGAAAAGGCCTTGACCGATAAGATCGGTGCTGCCGGAGAAAAGCTGCACACCGCCCGCAGCCGCAACGATCAGGTGGCCTTGGATATCCGTCTCTACCTCCGCGACGAAGGGGGAGCGTTAGATCAGCTCTTAACCGAGGTCCAGAAAGGTTTCACCCGCCTGGCCCGCATCAATCTCGGCGCGGTGATGCCCGGCTACACTCATCTCCAACGGGCCCAACCGGTCCTGCTTTCCCATCATCTCTTGGCCTATGTGGAGATGTTCGGGCGCGACCGGGAGCGGATAGCCGACGGCATGAAGCGAATTAATATCATGCCGCTGGGTTCAGCCGCCCTTGCCGGAACCGGCCTGCCCATTGACCGGGAATATGTAGCCAAGGAACTAGGCTTCCCGGCAGTTACGGCCAACTCTATGGACACCACGGCGGATCGCGATTTTGCAATGGAACTGCTTTTCTGCCTGACAACCATCCAGCTCCACCTGAGCAGAATGGCCGAAGAATTTGTCCTCTGGTCCTCCAAAGAGTTTGATTTTATCCGCATCGGGGATAAATACTGCACCGGCTCTTCCATCATGCCGCAAAAAAAGAATCCGGATATCCCGGAACTGATTCGGGGCAAAGCCGGGCGGGTGACCGGATCGCTGGTGTCGCTGCTCATGACGGTCAAGGGCCTGCCGCTCACCTACAATCGGGATTTGCAGGAAGATAAGGAGCCACTCTTTGACGCCCTGGATACGGTCAAAGCTAGTCTGTCCATTACCGCTGAGCTGCTGGCAAACAGCTCCTTTGCCACAGATCGAATGCAAGCAGCCACCTATGGCGGTTTTATGACGGCCACGGATATCGCCGATTATCTGGTCAAGAAGAACATGCCCTTTCGCCAGGCGCATGGTGTGGTGGGACGCATTGTCGCCCTATGCCAGGAACGTGACATTGAGCTGATTGAACTCCGCCTGGATGAGCTGCAAGAGTTTTCAGATTTGATAGAGGAAGATATTTTTGATGTCCTTTCCGTGGAAGGCTCGGTAAATAGCCGGGTTTCCATAGGCGGCACCTCGCAATTACGGGTTGCCGAGGCCTTGGAACGTGCGGAACAACAACTGGGGATAGTATAA
- a CDS encoding DUF1566 domain-containing protein: protein MKIFRSTLSKLAATALFSFLSATTLFAANWNPLPDTGQTQCYDVSGNVITCPAEGEALYGQDANYQGAVPSYTDNENGTVTDDNTGLVWQQSDDGVTRNWEEAVQYCNNLSLAGITEWRLPSPMEFRTIIDYSKIEPAIDTAVFSCRSDIYWSTAFTTSTSVSWGSIFNNGFSRLETRSLRYYVRCVHSPAIYSVGPYINNGDSTVTDTDTGLMWQQADDNTTYTWEQALSYCENLSLGGNNDWRLPNIKELGSIADLSTNNPAIDSVFSCHPSEYWSSTTHTNFPNTTHASEWARQIDFFNGGDHHTDSKTDNYYTRCVRDGLPSQNHNEIKAENYSFGNVDPRSDRFSVWMDNVTINGETPTWQHFCGDYYISVEGDNGKGADMKGCGCVACKNPDDLHTPSCDCVRYRIDFEIDKEDVPHPAPAYFENGVIKFTDPITRNERSLKGMDNFSIYGTMFDLREDAYSFENGDWNIASDSDLEKYRKIVAANIDTAAERATSEGGGVSTRETFNSSIGFQGTNSTGLCHGFSTSAVANFTRKNTTESWGQGGVNEWEAEIKLHWEENLNRATDPFKPFAEITHNLSKNNSAKKIMYYFVSHPSFKNSLQIKNWVGKDNQDIFQRLVKRDDEVQLANFILKKGRPAVFTFSGDVNHSIVLVQLIRIKGKSIFLFWDNNVSYDASRKNGPYVEWHVFDRDGTYDLNCDNIMILDKDTRHGNILYSLAHRNQWVMYPCFNNNIESQNIYNLQSEACPIFSEENITYAAKEETLQEATTYINSYEPDHIEVMFIGGTINGIYDQATGNKISPVFTDTLQPGQAAIQSTMGGTYHLIYLPADTTYRVEATKSSDMPYAEVYATIPNTDGTADKLYYDNIGLSETDATGFYFLVGRGNSDRILHRTGADDKAPDYDITLDMAITPPTEFAGIFDANQVQLSWNNPDHPSLSLVKVVRSESGFLSSPTDGVEIYSGVGENAVDNTAQTNTLYYYAAFSMDNQGRYSESATAAVDTARFAVTGEVTNNGTGVSNAKVEIRNSEQFPVAMTYTGADGSYVFGNLENGSYSVEASATGYSIDNSPQAVTINNGNHVVDFTTTAVPSLNFVFDIDGLNLGSQAQLSWKFSNIDSNETIIVQKIAGSVVTQLAEVPISTNYILWNVDGIVDEEITLKIFLKSDSSVSDTDSLKILPRVSVEKHPWTMFLPAILAGAQQDNSEQVPTVTSTTGRIWMDRNLGASRVATSMTDEAAYGDLYQWGRLTDGHEKRTSGTTTTTSSSDVPGHGQFIICNNPETNWRIPENYNLWQGVSGVNNPCPNGFRLPTYDELEAEHLSWSSNDPEGAFASPLKLVLAGSRHYSSGNSSGTGSTGIYWSSTSINGGGAPKGLYISNNYSGGLSTYYGSAFSIRCIKD, encoded by the coding sequence GTGAAAATATTTCGTTCCACGTTATCAAAGTTGGCAGCAACCGCTCTTTTTTCCTTTCTATCTGCTACAACGCTTTTTGCGGCGAACTGGAATCCGCTGCCGGATACAGGGCAGACGCAGTGCTATGACGTAAGCGGTAATGTGATTACCTGTCCGGCTGAGGGGGAAGCGTTGTATGGGCAGGATGCTAATTATCAAGGTGCCGTTCCGTCATATACCGATAACGAAAATGGAACTGTGACGGACGATAATACAGGGTTGGTTTGGCAGCAGAGCGATGATGGAGTAACGAGAAACTGGGAAGAAGCTGTTCAGTACTGCAATAATCTTTCTTTGGCTGGTATTACGGAATGGAGACTTCCAAGCCCTATGGAGTTCCGAACAATTATTGATTATAGCAAGATAGAACCAGCCATTGACACCGCTGTATTCTCGTGTCGTTCTGACATCTACTGGTCGACAGCCTTCACCACAAGCACCTCTGTCTCCTGGGGCTCTATTTTCAACAATGGTTTCAGTCGATTAGAAACAAGAAGCCTCCGTTATTATGTTCGTTGCGTTCACTCCCCTGCCATTTATTCCGTCGGACCTTATATAAACAATGGGGATTCCACCGTTACCGATACGGACACGGGCCTTATGTGGCAGCAGGCAGATGATAATACAACCTATACTTGGGAACAAGCCTTATCTTACTGTGAAAATTTATCTCTTGGTGGAAATAATGACTGGCGGTTGCCCAATATCAAAGAATTAGGCTCAATTGCTGACCTATCAACTAATAATCCGGCAATTGACTCCGTATTCTCATGCCATCCATCTGAATATTGGTCTTCTACCACCCATACGAATTTTCCAAATACTACTCATGCCTCGGAGTGGGCAAGGCAAATTGACTTCTTTAATGGTGGTGATCACCATACTGATAGCAAGACTGACAATTATTACACCCGCTGTGTTCGTGACGGGCTGCCAAGCCAAAATCATAATGAAATAAAAGCGGAAAACTATTCATTCGGCAATGTTGATCCACGATCAGACAGATTTTCCGTATGGATGGATAATGTTACTATTAATGGGGAGACACCTACATGGCAACATTTTTGCGGTGATTATTACATTTCGGTTGAAGGCGATAACGGCAAAGGTGCAGACATGAAAGGGTGCGGTTGCGTTGCCTGTAAAAATCCTGATGACTTACATACGCCATCTTGCGATTGTGTTCGTTACCGAATTGATTTTGAAATTGACAAAGAGGATGTACCACACCCTGCTCCTGCATACTTTGAAAATGGTGTAATAAAATTTACAGATCCGATAACAAGAAATGAGAGGTCCCTAAAAGGGATGGATAATTTTTCCATTTATGGCACAATGTTTGATTTAAGGGAGGACGCTTATAGCTTTGAAAATGGAGATTGGAATATAGCCTCAGACAGTGACCTTGAAAAATATAGAAAAATCGTCGCAGCCAATATTGATACAGCGGCTGAAAGGGCTACATCAGAAGGTGGTGGCGTCAGTACAAGAGAAACCTTCAATTCAAGCATCGGCTTTCAGGGTACTAATTCTACAGGATTATGTCATGGATTTTCGACAAGTGCTGTCGCAAATTTCACGAGAAAAAATACTACAGAATCTTGGGGGCAAGGAGGAGTAAACGAATGGGAAGCTGAAATAAAACTCCATTGGGAGGAAAATCTAAATCGTGCTACTGACCCATTTAAGCCTTTTGCCGAAATAACCCATAATCTGAGCAAGAACAATTCCGCAAAGAAAATAATGTATTATTTCGTTTCACACCCTTCGTTTAAAAATTCTCTTCAAATAAAAAACTGGGTTGGCAAAGACAATCAAGATATTTTCCAAAGACTCGTGAAAAGAGATGATGAAGTTCAGCTAGCAAACTTTATTCTTAAAAAAGGGAGGCCAGCCGTTTTTACCTTTAGTGGAGATGTCAATCACTCTATAGTATTGGTTCAACTTATACGTATCAAGGGAAAAAGTATATTTCTGTTCTGGGATAATAACGTTTCATATGACGCTTCTCGAAAAAATGGCCCTTATGTTGAATGGCATGTCTTTGATAGGGACGGAACTTATGATTTAAATTGTGATAATATTATGATATTGGATAAAGATACACGACATGGAAATATCTTATACAGCTTAGCACACAGAAATCAATGGGTAATGTACCCTTGCTTCAATAACAATATAGAATCACAAAACATATACAACTTACAAAGTGAAGCTTGCCCTATTTTTTCAGAAGAAAATATAACATACGCTGCAAAAGAGGAAACCTTACAGGAAGCGACAACATATATTAACTCTTATGAACCCGACCACATTGAAGTCATGTTCATCGGAGGCACAATAAACGGAATTTACGACCAAGCCACAGGAAACAAAATATCCCCCGTCTTCACCGACACCCTTCAACCGGGCCAAGCCGCCATTCAATCAACAATGGGCGGCACCTACCACCTCATCTACCTACCCGCTGATACCACCTATCGCGTAGAGGCAACAAAATCTTCAGACATGCCATACGCCGAGGTCTACGCAACAATTCCCAATACAGACGGCACAGCCGACAAATTGTACTACGACAACATAGGTCTTTCCGAAACAGATGCGACCGGCTTTTACTTTCTGGTCGGACGCGGCAACAGCGACAGGATACTGCACAGGACAGGTGCGGATGACAAGGCCCCGGATTACGATATAACCTTGGATATGGCCATCACCCCTCCGACCGAATTTGCCGGGATTTTTGATGCAAATCAAGTACAGTTGAGCTGGAACAACCCTGACCATCCTTCTCTTTCACTGGTTAAGGTTGTCCGTAGCGAGAGCGGCTTTCTTTCCTCTCCGACTGACGGCGTAGAAATATATTCCGGCGTCGGTGAAAATGCCGTGGACAACACGGCACAAACCAATACCTTGTATTACTATGCCGCCTTCAGTATGGATAATCAGGGCCGCTATTCCGAATCAGCAACAGCAGCGGTTGATACCGCCCGCTTTGCTGTTACCGGCGAGGTAACAAATAACGGCACGGGAGTCAGCAACGCAAAAGTTGAAATTCGTAACAGTGAACAGTTTCCGGTCGCCATGACCTATACAGGGGCTGACGGCAGCTATGTTTTTGGAAATCTGGAGAACGGCAGCTACAGCGTCGAAGCGTCCGCAACCGGTTACAGCATAGATAACTCTCCTCAAGCCGTCACGATTAATAACGGAAATCACGTCGTCGATTTCACAACCACAGCAGTGCCGTCACTCAACTTTGTCTTTGATATAGACGGCCTGAATCTCGGCAGTCAAGCACAACTCAGCTGGAAATTCAGTAATATTGACAGCAACGAGACGATCATTGTCCAAAAGATTGCTGGCAGTGTTGTAACGCAGCTTGCGGAGGTGCCGATATCAACCAACTATATTCTCTGGAATGTTGACGGGATTGTAGATGAAGAAATTACGCTTAAAATCTTCTTGAAAAGCGATTCATCTGTCAGCGATACGGATTCACTGAAAATCCTTCCCAGGGTATCAGTTGAAAAACATCCGTGGACCATGTTCCTCCCGGCTATCTTAGCTGGCGCACAACAAGACAATAGCGAACAAGTACCAACCGTAACTTCGACAACAGGCCGAATCTGGATGGACCGTAACCTTGGAGCCTCTCGCGTTGCAACCAGTATGACAGACGAAGCAGCCTATGGAGATCTGTACCAGTGGGGAAGGCTTACAGACGGACATGAAAAACGGACGAGCGGCACGACAACAACAACCAGCTCTTCCGATGTTCCAGGTCATGGACAGTTTATTATTTGCAATAATCCAGAGACAAACTGGAGAATCCCGGAAAATTACAATTTATGGCAAGGGGTAAGTGGCGTAAACAACCCATGTCCTAACGGTTTCAGACTGCCAACATACGATGAACTTGAAGCAGAGCATCTATCATGGAGTTCCAATGATCCTGAAGGAGCATTCGCCTCTCCATTAAAACTTGTTCTCGCTGGCTCTCGTCATTACTCCAGCGGGAATTCCAGTGGGACAGGTAGCACAGGAATCTATTGGAGTAGTACCTCCATCAATGGGGGTGGAGCTCCTAAAGGTTTATATATCAGCAATAATTACTCAGGCGGATTAAGCACCTACTATGGAAGCGCGTTCAGTATCCGCTGCATTAAAGACTAA
- a CDS encoding AAA family ATPase gives MKIPYGESDFKKIRTGNYLYIDKTAYIQQLEEQGSFNILLRPRRFGKSLFLSSLRYYYDISYKDDFEELFGGLTAGEDPTPLRNSYQVLAFDFNGIETNSKEAILEGFSNRVAKELQKFLICYGYSQEDIQTVAEQNFSPAAQLDTFFTVTRKAELYILIDGYDYFVDPLPGQELNAFIKTVSGSINGIRPFYETIKSATCWGNVQKIFITGVTSVSLDSMTSGFNICSHLSSNKAFHQAMGFTVEETAELVQPVAAACGSDPQQLLETISDWYSGYQFSSDAKENIFHPEMVLHFLKNFQEKCAAPEHMLNERAVSAYSGQIRTLFSLGDRDENFRLLKDLIVNGKITGRHKSMLDLYVNKSFERSDFISLLLHMGLVTICGSILDRLHYKVPNYVLQRLYSDCFRMGLERQA, from the coding sequence GTGAAAATCCCCTACGGCGAGAGCGATTTTAAAAAAATCAGAACAGGTAACTACCTGTATATCGACAAAACCGCCTACATACAACAGCTGGAGGAGCAGGGTAGCTTTAACATCCTGCTCCGCCCTCGCCGTTTTGGGAAGAGTCTGTTTCTTTCCTCCCTCCGGTACTACTATGATATCTCCTACAAAGATGATTTTGAGGAATTATTTGGTGGGTTGACCGCAGGAGAAGATCCTACCCCGTTGCGCAACAGCTATCAGGTGCTTGCCTTTGATTTCAACGGTATTGAAACCAATAGTAAAGAAGCTATACTTGAGGGCTTCAGCAACCGGGTTGCGAAAGAATTGCAGAAATTCCTTATCTGCTATGGATACAGCCAGGAAGACATCCAGACTGTTGCAGAACAAAACTTCAGCCCGGCTGCCCAACTGGATACCTTCTTTACAGTCACCAGAAAGGCAGAACTCTACATCCTCATTGATGGATATGATTATTTTGTCGATCCCCTGCCCGGCCAAGAGCTGAATGCATTCATAAAAACAGTCTCCGGCAGCATCAACGGCATCCGCCCCTTTTACGAAACAATCAAGAGTGCGACCTGCTGGGGCAATGTCCAGAAAATCTTCATAACCGGCGTGACGTCAGTCAGTTTGGACAGCATGACCAGCGGATTTAATATCTGCTCACACCTTTCTTCCAATAAAGCCTTTCATCAAGCAATGGGCTTTACTGTTGAAGAGACAGCAGAGCTAGTTCAGCCTGTTGCTGCTGCATGCGGTTCTGATCCTCAGCAACTACTGGAGACAATCAGTGACTGGTACAGCGGCTATCAGTTTAGCAGCGATGCTAAGGAGAATATCTTTCACCCGGAAATGGTCCTTCATTTTCTCAAGAATTTTCAGGAAAAATGCGCAGCTCCAGAGCATATGCTGAATGAGCGTGCCGTTTCGGCTTATTCCGGGCAGATCAGGACGTTGTTTTCACTTGGTGACCGGGATGAAAATTTTCGTTTACTGAAGGACTTGATCGTTAACGGCAAAATCACCGGACGGCATAAATCGATGCTTGATCTATATGTTAACAAGTCCTTTGAACGGAGTGATTTTATCAGCCTGCTTCTGCATATGGGACTGGTCACGATCTGTGGTAGCATACTTGATCGGTTGCATTACAAGGTGCCCAATTATGTGCTTCAGAGACTGTATTCTGATTGTTTCAGGATGGGGCTTGAGCGGCAGGCTTAG
- a CDS encoding argininosuccinate synthase: protein MSVNKIVLAYSGGLDTSVILKWLAEEYECPIIAYSADVGQKEDWDAVREKGMATGAEKVIISDLREEFVRDYIFPAFRANAIYEGSYLLGTSLARPIIAKEQVRIAEQEGANAVSHGATGKGNDQVRFELGYLALNPKLQIIAPWRIWDLNSRKKLVAFAQEHNIPIPTTKKNPYSSDENLLHISFEGGILEDPWNEPEEDMFKLSVSPENAPDKPTYIEMDFEQGNPVAINGERLGPVELFTELNRMGGENGIGRLDMVENRFVGMKSRGVYETPGGTILREAHRDLETITLDREVLRIRDSLIPEYAKLIYNGFWFSPEMEILQKTMDESQKTVNGTVRLKLYKGNCIPVGRKSDNSLYSEAHATFEEDAVYNQADAGGFIRLNSLRLQIQALNRK, encoded by the coding sequence ATGAGTGTAAATAAAATAGTACTCGCCTACTCCGGCGGATTAGACACCTCAGTTATCCTGAAATGGCTTGCTGAAGAATACGAATGCCCTATTATTGCCTATTCTGCTGATGTCGGTCAGAAGGAAGATTGGGATGCTGTACGGGAAAAAGGCATGGCCACTGGTGCAGAAAAGGTGATCATTTCTGATCTGCGCGAGGAGTTTGTGCGCGATTACATTTTCCCTGCCTTTCGTGCCAATGCCATCTACGAAGGCTCCTACCTTCTCGGCACCTCACTGGCCCGTCCCATCATTGCCAAAGAGCAGGTCCGCATCGCGGAACAGGAAGGTGCAAACGCTGTCAGTCATGGTGCCACTGGCAAGGGAAATGATCAAGTCCGTTTTGAATTAGGATATCTCGCTCTCAACCCAAAACTACAAATTATCGCACCTTGGCGGATCTGGGATCTCAACTCCCGAAAGAAACTGGTTGCCTTTGCCCAGGAACATAATATTCCCATTCCCACCACCAAGAAGAACCCCTACAGCTCGGACGAAAACCTGCTCCACATCAGCTTTGAGGGCGGTATCCTGGAGGATCCCTGGAATGAGCCGGAAGAGGATATGTTCAAGCTCTCCGTGTCCCCGGAAAATGCCCCGGATAAACCAACCTATATTGAGATGGATTTTGAGCAAGGCAATCCTGTTGCCATCAACGGTGAGCGTTTAGGACCGGTAGAACTGTTCACCGAGCTCAACCGCATGGGAGGCGAAAACGGCATCGGTCGTTTGGATATGGTGGAGAACCGCTTCGTGGGCATGAAATCACGCGGTGTCTACGAGACACCTGGTGGCACCATCCTCCGAGAAGCCCACCGGGATCTGGAGACCATCACCCTGGATCGCGAGGTCCTGCGCATCCGCGATAGCCTGATACCGGAGTACGCCAAGCTGATCTATAACGGCTTCTGGTTTTCCCCGGAAATGGAGATCCTGCAAAAGACTATGGATGAAAGTCAGAAGACCGTGAACGGTACTGTTCGCCTGAAGCTTTATAAGGGCAACTGCATTCCGGTGGGACGTAAATCAGACAACTCCCTGTATTCAGAGGCACACGCCACCTTTGAGGAAGATGCGGTGTATAATCAGGCCGATGCCGGTGGTTTCATCCGCCTCAACTCCCTGCGCCTGCAAATCCAGGCCTTGAATCGAAAGTAG